In the Kribbella sp. NBC_00482 genome, one interval contains:
- a CDS encoding N-acetylglucosamine kinase, producing the protein MGALVPGGVLAFDAGNSKTDVALVAADGTVLGTARGGGFEPQRIGAAAAVDELEPLVRAAAAAAGLRVGDVPLVQQISACLANADLPIEVEQLTATFEDRGWAESVYVTNDTFALLRSGVDEPRGVAVVCGAGINCSGMLPDGRTARFPALGKLTGDWGGGAQLAEEAFWTASRADDGRGPATALLTALPMHYGMPSLTAVIEAFHFGELPAERQLEAAPVLFQVAAAGDIVALGIIQQQAEEIVAMAASALRRLDLLGERVTVVLGGGVLTAGHSVLLERVTKLLADVAPKAIPRVVDVPPVVGAALLGLDHTAAGASAQERLRAAFAPPPAA; encoded by the coding sequence GTGGGCGCGCTAGTCCCAGGCGGTGTTCTCGCCTTCGACGCAGGCAACAGCAAGACCGACGTCGCTCTCGTCGCAGCCGACGGGACAGTACTCGGTACGGCGCGTGGCGGCGGCTTCGAACCGCAGCGGATCGGCGCCGCGGCCGCTGTGGACGAACTGGAGCCACTGGTCCGTGCTGCGGCGGCCGCGGCGGGTCTACGCGTCGGCGACGTACCACTGGTGCAGCAGATCTCGGCGTGCCTGGCCAACGCCGACCTGCCCATCGAGGTCGAGCAACTGACCGCCACCTTCGAGGACCGCGGCTGGGCCGAGTCGGTGTACGTCACCAACGACACCTTCGCCCTACTGCGCTCCGGGGTGGACGAGCCGCGCGGTGTCGCGGTCGTGTGCGGAGCGGGCATCAACTGCTCCGGAATGCTTCCGGACGGGCGGACCGCGCGCTTCCCGGCACTGGGCAAGCTGACCGGCGACTGGGGCGGTGGAGCGCAACTGGCCGAGGAGGCGTTCTGGACGGCGTCGCGAGCTGACGACGGTCGTGGTCCGGCCACCGCACTGCTCACCGCACTGCCGATGCACTACGGGATGCCGTCGCTGACTGCGGTGATCGAGGCGTTCCACTTCGGCGAGCTTCCGGCCGAGCGCCAGCTGGAGGCCGCGCCGGTGCTGTTCCAGGTCGCGGCCGCCGGCGACATCGTTGCCCTGGGCATCATTCAGCAGCAGGCCGAGGAGATCGTCGCGATGGCCGCGAGTGCGTTGCGGCGGCTCGACCTGCTCGGCGAGCGGGTCACCGTGGTCCTCGGCGGCGGCGTGCTGACGGCGGGCCACTCGGTCCTTCTCGAGCGAGTCACGAAGCTGCTCGCCGACGTTGCCCCGAAGGCGATCCCGCGCGTGGTCGACGTACCGCCGGTGGTCGGTGCGGCTCTGCTCGGTCTTGATCACACCGCTGCCGGAGCGAGCGCTCAGGAACGGCTACGCGCCGCGTTCGCACCGCCACCGGCTGCTTGA
- a CDS encoding 6-phospho-beta-glucosidase, whose amino-acid sequence MKLTVVGGGSTYTPELVDGFARLRDTLPVSELVLVDPVADRLELVGGLARRIFANQGHAGRVITTSDLDAGIDGADAVLLQLRVGGQAARNEDETWPLECGCVGQETTGAGGLAKALRTVPVVLDIAERVRRTNPDAWIIDFTNPVGIVTRALLSHGHKAVGLCNVAIGFQRRFAALLGVTPEEVSLDHVGLNHLTWERAVRVNGEDVLPQLLSKHLGELSDDLHLPPDLVQQLGVVPSYYLRYYYAHDAVVQELLTKPSRAAEVAALEKELLDMYADPQLDEKPALLEKRGGAYYSEAAVALASSLLNDTGDVQVVNTLNNGTFPFLPDDAVIEVPATVNAQGTKPEPVSPLEPLYAGLVAHVTAYEDLALEAAVKGESERVFQALLAHPLVGQISIAQELTDKLLAHNKDYLPWAR is encoded by the coding sequence GTGAAACTCACAGTCGTTGGTGGCGGGTCCACCTACACGCCCGAACTGGTCGACGGATTCGCTCGGCTGCGGGACACGTTGCCGGTGTCGGAGCTGGTGCTCGTAGACCCGGTCGCCGACCGGCTCGAGCTGGTCGGCGGTCTGGCGCGGCGCATCTTCGCCAACCAAGGGCATGCCGGCCGGGTGATCACCACGTCCGACCTGGACGCGGGGATCGATGGCGCGGACGCCGTACTGCTGCAGCTGCGCGTCGGTGGGCAGGCTGCACGCAACGAGGACGAGACGTGGCCGCTGGAGTGCGGTTGCGTCGGCCAGGAGACCACGGGTGCGGGCGGTCTCGCGAAGGCCCTGCGGACGGTACCTGTCGTGCTGGACATCGCCGAGCGAGTACGGCGTACCAACCCGGACGCGTGGATCATCGACTTCACCAACCCGGTCGGGATCGTGACGCGGGCCCTGCTGTCCCACGGGCACAAGGCGGTCGGGCTGTGCAACGTGGCCATCGGGTTCCAGCGCCGGTTCGCCGCGCTGCTGGGAGTCACGCCGGAGGAGGTGTCGCTCGACCACGTCGGGCTGAACCACCTCACCTGGGAGCGCGCGGTCCGCGTCAACGGTGAGGACGTCCTGCCGCAGTTGCTTTCCAAGCACCTGGGCGAGCTGTCGGATGACCTGCACCTTCCGCCGGACCTGGTGCAACAGCTGGGCGTTGTCCCGTCGTACTACCTGCGCTACTACTACGCACACGACGCCGTGGTGCAGGAGCTGCTCACAAAGCCGTCCCGAGCCGCTGAGGTCGCTGCACTCGAGAAGGAGCTGCTGGACATGTACGCCGACCCGCAGCTCGACGAGAAGCCCGCACTGCTCGAAAAGCGCGGCGGCGCGTACTACTCGGAGGCGGCCGTCGCACTCGCATCGTCTCTGCTCAACGACACTGGCGACGTACAGGTCGTCAACACTCTCAACAACGGCACCTTCCCATTCTTGCCCGATGACGCTGTCATTGAAGTACCGGCCACGGTCAACGCACAGGGCACGAAGCCGGAGCCCGTGTCCCCACTGGAGCCCTTGTACGCCGGACTGGTCGCACACGTCACGGCGTACGAGGACCTGGCGTTGGAGGCTGCCGTGAAGGGTGAGTCCGAGCGTGTGTTCCAAGCTCTGCTGGCGCATCCACTGGTCGGGCAGATCTCCATCGCACAGGAGCTGACGGACAAGCTGCTGGCGCACAACAAGGACTACCTCCCGTGGGCGCGCTAG
- a CDS encoding ABC transporter ATP-binding protein has product MNLLPIAGPRATWVVLWRELRRLPGLSIVAALVITGASAAGLVAPWALGVLIDNIGDKSAIVRVVVLIGLAAVLAGVLTALGVTLVARVGETVLARIREQVLDRVLQLPAPVLEKVRTGDLLSRVGDDVASVAAALTEVGPSVLGAALTILLTVAGMFALDWRLGLAGLLAVPMYYLALRWYLRRSAPYYKQERVAMGERSEAIIASLRGSATVRAYRLEDRQLAKIGETSGTARDISITVFRLFSFFSSRINHAEFTGLTAILVTGFFLVREDSVSVGAVTAAALYFHRLFNPVNVVLMEFDQIQTAAAGMSRLAGVLEIEPAPEPPASPDPADASLELQAIGHHYDGPEVLTEVSLRLEPGERVALVGASGAGKTTLAAIAAGVLAPSSGVVKLGGVDVRDLGEDRTRTQVALLSQEVHVFSGTLMEDVQLARPASTAEEVGAALDRVGASSWVRALPDGLDTVVGESGHPLTGAQAQQLAFARLVLADPPVAVLDEATAEAGSAGARELERASAAATAGRTTLVVAHRLTQAEQADRIVVLDHGRVAESGTHEALLASGGRYAQLWRSWTGTSTPGQPGERTTRASAST; this is encoded by the coding sequence ATGAACCTGCTGCCGATCGCGGGCCCGCGCGCGACATGGGTCGTTCTGTGGCGAGAGCTCCGGAGGCTGCCGGGGCTCTCGATTGTTGCGGCCTTGGTGATCACAGGTGCAAGTGCGGCTGGTCTGGTCGCGCCGTGGGCTCTTGGTGTGCTGATCGACAATATCGGCGACAAGTCGGCCATTGTGCGGGTCGTGGTGCTGATCGGGCTGGCGGCGGTGCTGGCCGGCGTACTGACGGCTCTCGGCGTGACGCTGGTCGCGCGGGTCGGTGAGACCGTGCTGGCGCGGATCCGCGAGCAGGTCCTCGACCGGGTGCTGCAGCTGCCCGCGCCGGTGCTGGAGAAGGTGCGGACCGGTGACCTGCTCTCGCGAGTCGGCGACGACGTGGCGTCGGTGGCGGCAGCGCTGACCGAGGTCGGGCCGTCGGTGCTCGGTGCGGCGTTGACGATCCTGCTGACCGTCGCCGGGATGTTCGCGCTCGACTGGCGGCTCGGGCTGGCCGGTCTGCTCGCCGTACCCATGTACTACCTGGCGCTGCGGTGGTACCTGCGGCGGTCGGCGCCGTACTACAAGCAGGAACGTGTGGCGATGGGCGAGCGGTCCGAGGCGATCATCGCGTCGCTGCGGGGCAGCGCGACAGTCCGGGCGTACCGGCTGGAGGACCGGCAGCTGGCGAAGATCGGGGAGACGTCCGGTACGGCGCGGGACATCTCGATCACGGTGTTCCGCTTGTTCAGCTTCTTCTCGTCGCGGATCAACCATGCCGAGTTCACCGGGCTGACGGCGATCCTGGTCACCGGGTTCTTTCTCGTACGGGAGGACTCGGTGAGCGTGGGTGCCGTGACGGCGGCAGCTTTGTACTTCCACCGGTTGTTCAACCCGGTGAACGTCGTACTGATGGAGTTCGACCAGATCCAGACGGCGGCGGCCGGGATGTCCCGGCTGGCCGGCGTACTGGAGATCGAGCCGGCTCCGGAGCCGCCTGCGAGCCCAGACCCCGCTGACGCTTCGCTGGAACTGCAGGCGATCGGTCACCACTACGACGGTCCTGAGGTCCTCACTGAAGTCTCACTGCGACTCGAGCCAGGTGAACGGGTCGCACTGGTCGGCGCGAGTGGTGCCGGCAAGACCACGTTGGCTGCGATCGCGGCTGGTGTTCTCGCGCCGTCGTCCGGTGTTGTGAAGCTCGGCGGGGTCGACGTGCGCGATCTGGGCGAGGACAGGACGCGTACCCAGGTCGCCCTGCTCAGCCAGGAGGTGCACGTCTTCTCCGGAACGCTCATGGAGGACGTGCAACTGGCACGACCCGCTTCAACAGCTGAGGAAGTAGGAGCTGCACTTGATCGGGTCGGTGCATCCTCCTGGGTGCGTGCGCTGCCTGACGGCTTGGACACGGTTGTGGGGGAGAGCGGCCATCCGTTGACAGGTGCACAGGCACAGCAGCTTGCCTTTGCCAGGCTGGTGCTCGCTGACCCGCCGGTCGCCGTACTGGATGAGGCGACGGCCGAGGCGGGCAGTGCCGGTGCGCGTGAGCTGGAGCGTGCCAGTGCGGCGGCTACGGCCGGACGGACCACACTGGTCGTCGCACATCGATTGACTCAAGCTGAGCAGGCGGACCGGATCGTCGTACTCGACCATGGGCGAGTGGCCGAGTCAGGGACGCATGAGGCGTTGCTGGCAAGCGGTGGTCGTTATGCGCAGCTCTGGCGTAGCTGGACCGGTACGTCTACGCCTGGTCAGCCAGGAGAGCGAACGACACGAGCCAGTGCGTCGACATGA
- a CDS encoding ROK family transcriptional regulator — translation MATTPGTPRLLRAMNDRAALDLLLSQGPLSRTTLGNLTGLSKPTASQLLARLEAARLVRPSGTTAGRPGPNAQLYEINGGIAYVGGLDVTPTRIRAAIADLTGNVVGHYELATPGRSAKGTVDRVVKAIEGAAGEAGLSRERLHRVSIGTPGGFDPTTGRLRYATHLPGWHAPHLLEELAAAIAVPLEVENDVNLAAIAEQQVGHAQQHDNFVLLWGEEGIGAAIVINGRLHRGATGGAGEVAFLPLPGTPLVRNVGRNNAGGFQELAGGEPVLELAREHGLKARTPEAAIAIALQTEGAGDAVLNEFAHRLAVGLAAIVAVVDPELIVLAGGVITAGGERLRGLVQDELADLAVPRPQLLMTAISIDPVLSGALQSALSTTRDEVFDTAGPPIT, via the coding sequence ATGGCAACAACACCCGGAACGCCGCGCCTGCTGCGCGCGATGAACGACCGCGCCGCCCTGGACCTGCTGCTCAGCCAGGGCCCGCTCTCACGCACCACGCTGGGCAACCTGACCGGGCTGTCCAAGCCGACCGCGTCGCAGCTGCTCGCGCGGCTGGAGGCGGCCCGGCTGGTACGTCCGAGCGGTACCACCGCAGGACGCCCCGGCCCGAACGCGCAGCTGTACGAGATCAACGGCGGGATCGCGTACGTCGGCGGGCTGGACGTCACGCCAACGCGGATCCGTGCCGCAATCGCGGACCTGACCGGCAACGTGGTCGGCCACTACGAGTTGGCCACGCCGGGCCGCAGCGCCAAGGGCACGGTCGACCGTGTGGTCAAGGCGATCGAGGGCGCGGCCGGCGAGGCGGGCCTGAGCCGTGAACGCCTGCACCGGGTCTCGATCGGCACGCCTGGCGGCTTCGACCCGACGACCGGCCGGCTGCGGTACGCGACGCACCTGCCTGGTTGGCACGCCCCGCACCTGCTCGAGGAGCTGGCCGCGGCGATCGCCGTACCGCTGGAGGTCGAGAACGATGTCAACCTGGCCGCGATCGCTGAGCAGCAGGTCGGCCACGCCCAGCAGCACGACAACTTCGTGCTGCTCTGGGGCGAGGAAGGCATCGGCGCCGCGATCGTCATCAACGGCCGGCTGCACCGCGGCGCGACCGGCGGCGCCGGCGAGGTCGCGTTCCTGCCACTTCCGGGTACGCCGCTGGTCCGCAACGTCGGCCGCAACAACGCCGGCGGTTTCCAGGAACTCGCCGGCGGCGAACCGGTCCTGGAGCTCGCCCGCGAGCACGGTCTGAAAGCCCGTACGCCGGAGGCCGCGATCGCGATCGCCCTGCAGACCGAGGGCGCCGGCGACGCCGTACTGAACGAGTTCGCGCACCGGCTCGCGGTCGGTCTGGCCGCGATCGTCGCGGTCGTCGACCCGGAGCTGATCGTGCTGGCCGGCGGCGTCATCACCGCAGGCGGCGAACGCCTGCGCGGTCTGGTCCAGGACGAGCTGGCCGATCTCGCCGTACCGCGGCCGCAGCTGTTGATGACCGCGATCAGCATCGACCCCGTGCTCTCCGGAGCACTGCAGTCCGCCCTGAGCACCACCCGCGACGAGGTCTTCGACACGGCGGGTCCACCAATTACCTAG
- a CDS encoding uracil-DNA glycosylase, with the protein MSPKTLSDLVAPDWAEALAPVESTVTQMGEFLRGEITAGRAYLPAGENVLRAFHRPLQQVKVLVVGQDPYPTPGHPVGLSFSVAPDVRPIPRSLANIYRELMADVGVPAPSNGDLTPWADQGVLMLNRVLTVQPGKSGAHRGKGWETVTEQAIHALVNRGGPLVAILWGRDAQTLKPMLGSTPYVESAHPSPMSADRGFFGSRPFSRVNALLAEQGAEPVDWRLP; encoded by the coding sequence GTGAGTCCTAAGACGTTGTCGGATCTGGTGGCGCCGGACTGGGCTGAGGCGTTGGCTCCGGTCGAAAGCACTGTGACGCAGATGGGTGAGTTCCTGCGCGGGGAGATCACCGCAGGCCGGGCCTATCTGCCTGCCGGGGAGAACGTGCTGCGGGCGTTCCACCGGCCGCTGCAACAGGTGAAGGTGCTCGTAGTCGGGCAGGACCCGTATCCGACACCGGGCCACCCGGTCGGACTCAGTTTCTCGGTGGCCCCCGACGTACGGCCGATTCCACGCAGCCTCGCGAACATCTACCGCGAACTGATGGCGGACGTCGGCGTACCGGCGCCGTCCAACGGAGACCTCACCCCGTGGGCCGACCAGGGCGTACTGATGCTCAACAGAGTGCTGACCGTACAGCCGGGCAAGTCCGGCGCGCACCGGGGCAAGGGCTGGGAGACCGTCACCGAGCAGGCGATCCACGCGCTGGTGAACCGCGGCGGCCCGCTGGTCGCGATCCTGTGGGGCCGCGACGCCCAGACGCTCAAGCCGATGCTGGGCAGCACGCCGTACGTCGAGAGCGCGCACCCGAGCCCGATGTCGGCCGACCGCGGCTTCTTCGGCTCCCGCCCGTTCAGCCGCGTCAACGCCCTCCTCGCCGAGCAGGGCGCCGAGCCAGTCGACTGGCGCCTCCCCTAA
- a CDS encoding DUF979 domain-containing protein, translating to MIKVEWFYWLCGIFFVLIALQVLNDRSNPKRVGSAAFWGILGVSFGYGTFVVNKQAPSWLLGIAVIGLAVLAGSGFPGKGEERTTTPAERVHFADRFGNKLFLPALVIPVVAALFGAWLAKVKLGDGKLLLQTGSATIIGLGVASILALILGMVLFRPKSPAVPLHEGRRLLEHIGWAAILPQMLATLGLLFNASGVGKAVGRVTDHLVPKGSLIAAVALYCIGMAIFTIIMGNAFAAFPVMTAAVGWPLLVQQFDGTPAVVFAVGMLAGFCGTLCTPMAANFNLVPAALLQMKDQYGPIKAQIPTAIPLLGCNIVIMYFFAF from the coding sequence ATGATCAAGGTCGAATGGTTCTACTGGCTGTGCGGCATCTTCTTCGTCCTGATCGCGCTGCAGGTGCTCAACGATCGCAGCAACCCGAAGCGGGTCGGCAGCGCGGCGTTCTGGGGCATCCTCGGGGTCTCGTTCGGCTACGGCACGTTCGTGGTGAACAAGCAGGCGCCGTCCTGGCTGCTCGGTATCGCGGTGATCGGCCTGGCGGTCCTGGCCGGCTCGGGCTTCCCGGGCAAGGGCGAGGAGCGTACGACGACCCCGGCCGAGCGCGTGCACTTCGCCGACCGGTTCGGCAACAAGTTGTTCCTGCCGGCGTTGGTGATCCCGGTGGTCGCGGCGCTCTTCGGGGCCTGGCTGGCCAAGGTGAAGCTCGGCGACGGCAAGCTGCTGCTGCAGACCGGATCCGCGACGATCATCGGCCTCGGCGTCGCGTCGATCCTCGCGCTGATCCTCGGCATGGTGCTGTTCAGGCCGAAGTCTCCGGCGGTGCCGCTGCACGAGGGGCGTCGCCTGCTCGAGCACATCGGCTGGGCGGCGATCCTGCCGCAGATGCTGGCCACGCTCGGCCTGCTGTTCAACGCCTCCGGGGTCGGCAAGGCGGTCGGACGCGTCACCGATCATCTGGTCCCGAAGGGCTCGCTGATCGCCGCGGTCGCCCTGTACTGCATCGGTATGGCGATCTTCACGATCATCATGGGCAACGCGTTCGCCGCGTTCCCGGTGATGACGGCCGCGGTCGGCTGGCCGCTGCTGGTGCAGCAGTTCGACGGCACCCCGGCAGTCGTGTTCGCGGTCGGCATGCTGGCCGGCTTCTGCGGCACCTTGTGTACGCCGATGGCGGCCAACTTCAACCTGGTGCCGGCAGCGCTGTTGCAGATGAAGGACCAGTACGGGCCGATCAAGGCGCAGATCCCGACCGCGATCCCGCTGCTGGGCTGCAACATCGTCATCATGTATTTCTTCGCGTTCTAG
- a CDS encoding DUF1990 family protein, translating to MKLEDLAGLRFTYDEVGCTQYDDTPEGYHRLEYRERIGDGDEVFQRAADALMTWRMHRAAGIPVTATATPPQVGTDSLGRLGLGMLIRRFRTQGGLPVPCRVVWVVNEPDRVGFAYGTLAGHPEAGEESFLITRDPDGVHATIRAYSRAATWYTRLAGPITRRAQHYAATRYAAALRRLAG from the coding sequence ATGAAGCTGGAAGACCTGGCGGGGTTGCGGTTCACGTACGACGAGGTCGGGTGCACGCAGTACGACGACACGCCCGAGGGCTACCACCGGCTGGAGTACCGGGAGCGGATCGGCGACGGGGACGAGGTGTTCCAGCGGGCTGCTGACGCGTTGATGACGTGGCGCATGCACCGCGCGGCCGGCATACCGGTGACTGCGACCGCCACACCACCGCAGGTCGGCACCGACTCACTGGGCCGCCTCGGACTCGGCATGCTGATCCGTCGCTTCCGAACACAGGGAGGGCTTCCGGTCCCGTGCCGGGTCGTCTGGGTCGTCAACGAACCGGACCGCGTCGGCTTCGCGTACGGCACCTTGGCAGGCCACCCCGAGGCCGGCGAGGAGTCCTTCCTCATCACCCGCGACCCGGACGGCGTTCACGCCACCATCCGCGCGTACAGCCGCGCTGCCACCTGGTACACCCGCCTGGCCGGCCCCATCACCCGCAGAGCCCAGCACTACGCCGCCACCCGCTACGCCGCAGCCCTCCGCCGCCTCGCCGGCTAG
- a CDS encoding DUF969 domain-containing protein: protein MWVLLAIAVVVVGFALRINSMLVVTAAGIVAGLIGGLSPVKILNAFGDGFAGSRSVTVFIVTLPVIGLIERYGLQHQARKLISKLTVVTTGRLLAIYLLIRQGTAALGLTSIGGPAQAVRPLIHPMAAGAAERRYGKLPEKIQEKIKGFAASADTIGLFFGEDIFVAIGSILLITGFVDTTYGLHLEAIDIALWAIPTGICALLIHGTRLLLLDRQLDKLAAEDKAAAKEAAR, encoded by the coding sequence ATGTGGGTTCTGCTCGCTATCGCGGTCGTGGTCGTCGGGTTCGCCCTCCGGATCAACTCGATGCTGGTCGTCACGGCGGCCGGGATCGTGGCCGGCCTGATCGGCGGACTGTCTCCGGTCAAGATCCTGAACGCGTTCGGCGACGGCTTCGCCGGCAGCCGGTCCGTCACCGTCTTCATCGTCACGTTGCCCGTCATCGGGCTGATCGAGCGCTACGGCCTGCAACACCAGGCCCGCAAGCTGATCAGCAAGCTCACGGTCGTCACCACCGGCCGCTTGCTGGCCATCTACCTGCTGATCCGGCAAGGCACCGCAGCCCTCGGCCTGACCAGCATCGGCGGGCCCGCACAGGCGGTCCGGCCGCTCATCCACCCGATGGCCGCCGGCGCCGCGGAACGCCGCTACGGCAAACTCCCGGAGAAGATCCAGGAGAAGATCAAGGGCTTCGCGGCCAGCGCCGACACGATCGGGTTGTTCTTCGGTGAGGACATCTTCGTCGCGATCGGCTCGATCCTGCTGATCACCGGCTTCGTCGACACGACGTACGGCCTGCACCTGGAAGCGATCGACATCGCGCTCTGGGCGATCCCGACCGGGATCTGCGCGCTGCTCATCCACGGCACCCGGCTGCTGCTCCTCGATCGCCAGCTGGACAAGCTCGCGGCCGAGGACAAGGCCGCGGCGAAGGAGGCCGCGCGATGA
- a CDS encoding DUF2891 domain-containing protein: MKYAAAWADIACEVLETPYPYGTAHASKGPDDVDVTPDRLHPTFHGSYDWHSSAHMQWSLVRLLTLAPDQVGRRPIEVLDQRLTSDAIATEAAYLRERPSYERPYGWAWAAMLVAATRKTQWADALTPLGDVIADLVLAWLPKQAYPVRHGVHLNSAFALALLHEAYGELGRTDVVEAIRARALQWFGNDTAYDTRFEPSGTDFLSPALSEAELMRRVLPDAEFVQWLSAFLPGLGGDAHQHLLEVPVTDDSGDGQLAHLSGLALSRAWQLRTIAPALPDVADVLRAGADRQVDAVLPTVTDGDFMSTHWLVSFALLADQA, encoded by the coding sequence ATGAAGTACGCCGCCGCCTGGGCAGACATCGCCTGCGAGGTGCTCGAGACGCCGTACCCGTACGGCACGGCCCACGCGTCGAAGGGCCCGGACGACGTCGACGTGACCCCGGATCGCCTGCACCCGACGTTCCACGGGTCCTACGACTGGCACTCCAGCGCACACATGCAGTGGTCCCTGGTCCGGTTGCTGACACTGGCGCCGGACCAGGTCGGCCGCCGCCCGATCGAGGTGCTCGACCAGCGCCTCACGTCCGACGCGATCGCGACCGAGGCCGCGTACCTGCGCGAGCGGCCGTCGTACGAACGCCCGTACGGCTGGGCCTGGGCGGCGATGCTGGTCGCCGCCACCCGCAAGACCCAGTGGGCAGACGCACTCACTCCGCTCGGCGATGTCATCGCGGACCTCGTCCTCGCCTGGTTGCCGAAGCAGGCGTACCCGGTGCGACACGGCGTACACCTCAACTCCGCGTTCGCTCTCGCCTTGCTCCACGAGGCGTACGGCGAACTGGGTCGCACGGATGTGGTGGAGGCGATCCGAGCTCGCGCGCTGCAGTGGTTCGGCAACGACACGGCGTACGACACCCGGTTCGAGCCGTCGGGGACCGACTTCTTGTCACCCGCGCTGTCCGAGGCGGAGTTGATGCGGCGGGTGCTGCCGGACGCCGAGTTCGTGCAGTGGCTGTCCGCGTTCCTCCCCGGACTGGGTGGCGACGCGCATCAGCATCTGCTCGAGGTGCCGGTGACGGATGACTCCGGTGACGGGCAGTTGGCACACCTGTCCGGGCTGGCGTTGTCACGGGCGTGGCAGCTGCGGACGATCGCGCCGGCGCTGCCGGACGTTGCCGACGTACTGCGTGCTGGTGCGGACCGTCAGGTCGACGCGGTGCTGCCGACGGTCACCGACGGAGACTTCATGTCGACGCACTGGCTCGTGTCGTTCGCTCTCCTGGCTGACCAGGCGTAG
- a CDS encoding ABC transporter ATP-binding protein gives MSTGELLRRAIRRHRGRMVAGVLVLSLHQATEAAVPVAIGIFVDRAVSTGRVEPLLWCVLMMVVLFAVLSNAWKTGARQVVWAIEHETHLLRLEIAQRVLDPRGHRTGLRSGELLSIATSDAEKAALVMRSVSMGAAACTALIVSSVSLLLVDVPLGLGVLIGVPLLVLGIQALSPLLTRRTSSQQEAVAQTTALATDLVSGLRTLRGIGAQHNAAARYRRSSEATLRATLRAASTNGLQDGVTTALSGLLLAAVAGVSGWFALNGRITIGELITVVGLAQFVAEPVGTLGYASQVLAMSRASASRLASVLSAPPLTTTGTSTTIDSTQPLLAVEGVSHGTLSSLTLVLRPGESVGVLCYDPRDADALLTVIAGRAPEHTGSVLVGGTRLEELDVDAVRRTVLLERHETDLFEGTLRSNLLVDAGLERVMTAAGAADLIEELDRPLADRGQTLSGGQRQRLGLARALLAEPPLLVLHDPSTAVDAVTEELLAEGLAEERAGRTTLVLTSSPALLGKMDRVVVVADGSVVAEGIHSELAASDPAYQEAVLR, from the coding sequence ATGTCGACTGGGGAGCTGTTGAGGCGGGCGATTCGGCGGCATCGGGGCCGCATGGTCGCGGGGGTGCTGGTGTTGTCGTTGCACCAGGCGACCGAGGCGGCGGTGCCGGTCGCGATCGGGATCTTCGTGGACCGCGCGGTCTCGACCGGCCGGGTCGAGCCGCTGCTGTGGTGCGTACTGATGATGGTCGTGCTGTTCGCCGTACTGTCGAACGCCTGGAAGACCGGTGCGCGACAGGTGGTGTGGGCGATCGAGCACGAGACGCACCTGCTCCGGCTGGAGATCGCGCAGCGAGTGCTGGATCCCCGTGGTCACCGGACCGGACTGCGTTCGGGGGAGCTGTTGTCTATCGCCACCTCGGACGCCGAGAAGGCTGCGCTCGTCATGCGGTCCGTCTCGATGGGAGCGGCGGCATGTACGGCGTTGATCGTGTCGTCGGTGTCGTTGCTGTTGGTCGACGTACCGCTGGGGCTCGGCGTGCTGATCGGCGTACCGCTGCTGGTGCTGGGGATTCAGGCGCTGTCGCCGTTGCTGACACGTCGTACGTCGAGCCAGCAGGAGGCAGTCGCTCAGACGACAGCACTGGCGACGGACCTGGTCAGTGGGCTGCGGACGTTGCGGGGGATCGGAGCGCAGCACAACGCGGCCGCGCGGTACCGGCGGTCGAGTGAAGCGACACTGCGGGCCACACTGCGCGCTGCGTCGACGAATGGGCTACAGGACGGTGTGACGACCGCACTGAGCGGTCTGCTGCTGGCTGCTGTTGCTGGTGTGTCCGGCTGGTTCGCGTTGAACGGACGGATCACCATCGGCGAACTGATCACGGTGGTCGGGCTGGCGCAGTTCGTCGCCGAGCCGGTCGGGACACTCGGGTACGCGAGCCAGGTGCTCGCCATGTCCCGCGCCTCGGCCTCGCGACTCGCCTCGGTCCTCTCGGCACCCCCACTGACAACCACCGGCACCTCGACGACCATCGACTCAACCCAACCTCTCCTCGCAGTGGAAGGCGTTTCACACGGGACTCTGTCGTCGCTGACCCTCGTACTCCGGCCAGGCGAGTCCGTCGGAGTGCTCTGCTACGACCCGCGTGATGCCGACGCCCTGCTGACCGTCATCGCCGGCCGCGCCCCTGAGCACACTGGCTCCGTACTGGTCGGCGGTACTCGCCTTGAAGAGCTGGACGTTGATGCGGTACGCCGGACCGTGTTGCTGGAGCGGCACGAGACAGACCTGTTCGAAGGAACGCTGCGCAGCAACCTCCTGGTAGACGCGGGGCTGGAGCGCGTGATGACGGCTGCTGGTGCTGCTGACCTGATCGAAGAACTCGACCGGCCGTTGGCGGACAGGGGACAGACGTTGTCCGGCGGCCAGCGTCAGCGTCTCGGACTGGCGCGTGCGCTGCTGGCTGAGCCACCGCTGCTGGTGCTGCACGATCCGAGTACCGCGGTGGACGCGGTGACCGAGGAGTTGCTGGCGGAGGGGCTTGCCGAGGAGCGAGCTGGCCGGACCACGCTGGTGTTGACGAGCAGTCCAGCACTGCTGGGAAAGATGGACCGGGTTGTGGTGGTCGCTGACGGGTCGGTGGTTGCTGAGGGCATCCACTCGGAACTGGCCGCGTCGGACCCGGCCTACCAGGAGGCGGTGCTGCGATGA